A window of the Dioscorea cayenensis subsp. rotundata cultivar TDr96_F1 chromosome 14, TDr96_F1_v2_PseudoChromosome.rev07_lg8_w22 25.fasta, whole genome shotgun sequence genome harbors these coding sequences:
- the LOC120276274 gene encoding E3 ubiquitin-protein ligase ATL23-like, giving the protein MAWHGMAWHHSRHCIRHRDVERWKSEMKREKMIWLLLLGLFLVCAGMSLVFSVYLCLLWLATIRNPPPSAPVTEAGAAKAGMRGISAVELEELAEAKDGGGLVGGSECAVCLEDIEAGQRARVLRSCRHSFHVGCADAWLLAHPHCPLCRTTLIPPPPPSS; this is encoded by the coding sequence ATGGCGTGGCATGGCATGGCATGGCATCATTCTAGACATTGTATAAGACACAGAGATGTAGAGAGATGGAAAAGTgaaatgaagagagagaaaatgatATGGCTATTACTGTTAGGCTTGTTCTTGGTATGCGCCGGTATGAGCCTTGTCTTCTCCGTCTATCTTTGTCTTCTTTGGTTAGCCACAATTCGGAACCCACCGCCGAGCGCGCCGGTGACCGAGGCCGGCGCAGCCAAGGCAGGGATGAGGGGGATCTCGGCGGTGGAACTGGAGGAGTTGGCGGAGGCGAAGGACGGTGGGGGACTTGTAGGTGGGTCGGAGTGTGCGGTGTGTCTGGAAGACATTGAGGCCGGGCAACGCGCGCGGGTGCTGCGGAGTTGTCGACACTCGTTTCATGTTGGTTGTGCTGATGCTTGGCTCTTGGCTCACCCTCATTGCCCTCTTTGTAGAACTACTTTAATCCCTCCTCCTCCACCTTCTTCAtag